A stretch of Bos taurus isolate L1 Dominette 01449 registration number 42190680 breed Hereford chromosome 5, ARS-UCD2.0, whole genome shotgun sequence DNA encodes these proteins:
- the HDHD5 gene encoding haloacid dehalogenase-like hydrolase domain-containing 5 isoform X2: MRPPPTPPHPATSLPDLGRSRLLSVQSPPTFGLLLDIDGVLVRGHQVIPAAQEAFRRLLDPQGQLRVPVVFVTNAGNISQCSKAEELSAQLGFQVEPDQVILSHSPMKLFSQHHDRRMLVSGQGPLVENARALGFKHLVTVDELRAAFPVLDMVDLQRRPKTTLLPRSDFPAIEGVLLLGEPVRWETSLQLITDVLLSDGNPGTGLATAPYPHLPVLASNTDLLWMAEAKMPRFGHGTFLLCLEAIYRKLTGRELCYSGLTGKPSLLTYRYAEGLLARQAARRGWAAPIRSLYAVGDNPMSDIYGANLFHQHLQTQQEGAARSCASILVCTGVYGPQAPSPTVPALGSEGSPFHGHRDFGFRPELLQAAHVVSDLHEAVQLVLRKEGWAL; encoded by the exons ATGAGGCCTCCCCCAACGCCTCCCCACCCCGCTACCTCTCTACCTGACTTGGGCCGCTCTCGTCTCCTCTCCGTGCAGAGTCCACCCACTTTTGGGTTGCTGTTGGACATTGATGGGGTACTGGTGAGGGGCCACCAGGTCATCCCCGCCGCGCAGGAGGCCTTCCGCCGGCTGCTGGACCCCCAGGGGCAGCTGCGGGTGCCTGTGGTCTTCGTCACAAATGCTGGGAACATCTCACAGTGCAGTAAAGCTGAGGAGCTGTCGGCCCAGCTCGGCTTCCAG GTGGAGCCTGACCAGGTGATCCTGTCCCACAGCCCCATGAAGCTCTTCTCGCAGCATCATGACAGGCGGATGCTGGTGTCTGGGCAGGGGCCCCTGGTGGAAAACGCTCGAGc ACTGGGTTTCAAGCACTTGGTCACAGTGGACGAGCTGCGGGCTGCCTTCCCTGTGCTGGACATGGTGGATCTGCAGCGGCGGCCCAAGACCACG CTGCTTCCAAGGAGTGACTTCCCTGCGATTGAAG GGGTGCTCCTCCTGGGGGAGCCTGTGCGCTGGGAGACGAGCCTGCAGCTGATCACGGACGTCCTTCTCAGCGACGGGAACCCTGGCACGGGTCTGGCGACggccccctacccccacctcccTGTCCTGGCCAGCAACACGGACCTCCTCTGGATGGCCGAAGCCAAGATGCCCAG GTTTGGCCACGGGACCTTCCTGCTATGCCTGGAGGCCATTTACCGCAAGCTGACAGGCCGGGAGCTGTGCTACTCGGGCCTCACAGGCAAGCCCAGCCTCCTCACCTACCGGTACGCCGAGGGCTTGCTGGCGCGGCAGGCGGCGCGGAGGGGCTGGGCCGCCCCCATCCGGAGCCTCTACGCTGTGGG CGACAACCCCATGTCCGACATCTACGGGGCCAACCTGTTCCACCAGCACCTGCAGACTCAGCAGGAGGGGGCGGCCCGGAGCTGCGCCTCCATCCTGGTGTGCACGGGTGTGTACGGTCCCCAGGCTCCCAGCCCCACTGTGCCCGCCCTGGGCAGTGAGGGGTCTCCATTCCACGGACACCGGGACTTTGGCTTCAGGCCCGAGCTCCTGCAGGCAGCCCACGTGGTCAGCGACTTGCACGAGGCTGTGCAGCTGGTCCTCCGCAAGGAGGGCTGGGCTCTCTAg
- the TMEM121B gene encoding transmembrane protein 121B, with translation MRPAPGAPRAAPPPARRQPRFLRGRSGSGSSGGPGGSSDSSAGAEREDDDESASISRPLVSAEPPGTPAASRASTPTSARSMTAADLGAGAGAGAVGGAGGPGPGPGPSCRSCCGCCGRRARSGRGGGRRGCSSGSGCRWGYQALSVALLLAQGGLLDVYLIAVTDLYWCSWVATDLVVAAGWAIFFAKNSRGRRGGAHAHHPHHPHAAPLHLPAAPAGAAGAKARGARGGAGGPGPAGPVGAAGEFAFAYLAWLIYSIAFTPKVVLILGTSILDLIELRAPFGTTGFRLTMALSAPLLYCLVRAIGEAGATPGSAGPLLLQPQRHRAAGCFLGTCLDLLDSFALVELMLDGRAPLPAHLRYLLLAVYFLALASPVLWLYELHAAASPRARASRPGGCSCLLSLLGSCLVDAPLLALRCLLALSYQQPLSVFMLKNLFFLGCRGLEALEGCWDQGLTASPSRARSGYGAPPSAPPAPGAPQLGHCISEDEGCAHGYVNTLAVASQN, from the coding sequence ATGCGCCCCGCGCCCGGCGCCCCCCgcgcggccccgcccccagcccggcGGCAGCCCCGGTTCCTGCGCGGCCGGAGCGGCTCGGGCAGCAGCGGCGGCCCCGGCGGCAGCAGCGACAGCAGCGCGGGCGCCGAGCGGGAGGACGACGACGAGAGCGCCAGCATCAGCAGGCCGCTGGTGTCCGCAGAGCCCCCGGGGACCCCCGCCGCCTCTCGCGCCTCCACGCCCACCTCCGCGCGCAGCATGACCGCGGCTGACCTGGGCGCGggcgccggggccggggccgTCGGGGGTGCgggcggccccggccccggccccggcccctccTGCCGTTCGTGCTGTGGTTGCTGCGGGCGCCGGGCCCGGTCGGGCCGCGGGGGCGGGCGCCGCGGTTGCTCCTCTGGCTCCGGCTGCCGCTGGGGCTACCAGGCGCTGTCCGTGGCGCTGCTGCTGGCGCAAGGCGGCCTGCTGGACGTGTACCTCATCGCCGTCACGGACCTGTACTGGTGCTCCTGGGTGGCCACCGACCTGGTGGTGGCGGCGGGCTGGGCCATCTTCTTCGCCAAGAACAGCCGGGGCCGTCGGGGAGGTGCACACGCCCACCACCCGCATCACCCGCACGCCGCGCCTCTGCACCTGCCGGCCGCCCCCGCCGGGGCTGCGGGCGCCAAGGCGCGGGGCGCGCGCGGGGGCGCGGGTGGCCCGGGGCCGGCGGGGCCGGTCGGAGCGGCGGGCGAGTTCGCCTTCGCCTACTTGGCCTGGCTCATCTATTCCATCGCCTTCACGCCCAAGGTGGTGCTCATCCTGGGCACGTCCATCCTGGACCTCATCGAGCTGCGCGCGCCCTTCGGCACCACGGGCTTCCGCCTCACCATGGCGCTTTCGGCGCCGCTGCTCTACTGCCTGGTGCGGGCCATCGGTGAAGCGGGCGCCACCCCCGGCTCCGCGGGCCCCCTGCTCCTGCAGCCGCAGCGGCACCGCGCCGCCGGCTGCTTCCTGGGCACGTGCCTGGATCTGCTGGACAGCTTCGCGCTGGTGGAGCTGATGCTGGACGGCCGCGCGCCGCTGCCCGCGCACCTGCGCTACCTGCTCCTCGCGGTCTACTTCCTCGCGCTCGCCTCGCCGGTGCTCTGGCTCTACGAGCTCCACGCCGCCGCCTCGCCCCGGGCCCGGGCATCGCGGCCCGGTGGCTGCAGCTGTCTCCTGAGCCTCCTGGGCAGCTGCCTGGTGGACGCGCCCTTGCTGGCGCTGCGCTGCCTGCTGGCCCTGAGCTACCAGCAGCCGCTCTCTGTCTTCATGCTCAAGAACCTCTTCTTCCTCGGCTGCCGCGGCCTGGAGGCCCTGGAGGGCTGCTGGGACCAGGGGCTAACGGCGTCCCCTAGTCGGGCCAGGTCGGGCTACGGTGCTCCACCCTCCGCCCCGCCGGCGCCCGGAGCCCCCCAACTGGGCCACTGCATCTCGGAGGACGAGGGGTGCGCCCACGGCTATGTCAACACTCTGGCTGTGGCCTCCCAGAATTGA
- the HDHD5 gene encoding haloacid dehalogenase-like hydrolase domain-containing 5 (The RefSeq protein has 1 substitution compared to this genomic sequence): protein MRPPPTPPHPATSLPDLGRSRLLSVQSPPTFGLLLDIDGVLVRGHQVIPAAXEAFRRLLDPQGQLRVPVVFVTNAGNISQCSKAEELSAQLGFQVEPDQVILSHSPMKLFSQHHDRRMLVSGQGPLVENARALGFKHLVTVDELRAAFPVLDMVDLQRRPKTTLLPRSDFPAIEGVLLLGEPVRWETSLQLITDVLLSDGNPGTGLATAPYPHLPVLASNTDLLWMAEAKMPRFGHGTFLLCLEAIYRKLTGRELCYSGLTGKPSLLTYRYAEGLLARQAARRGWAAPIRSLYAVGDNPMSDIYGANLFHQHLQTQQEGAARSCASILVCTGVYGPQAPSPTVPALGSEGSPFHGHRDFGFRPELLQAAHVVSDLHEAVQLVLRKEGWAL, encoded by the exons ATGAGGCCTCCCCCAACGCCTCCCCACCCCGCTACCTCTCTACCTGACTTGGGCCGCTCTCGTCTCCTCTCCGTGCAGAGTCCACCCACTTTTGGGTTGCTGTTGGACATTGATGGGGTACTGGTGAGGGGCCACCAGGTCATCCCCGCCGCGCAGGAGGCCTTCCGCCGGCTGCTGGACCCCCAGGGGCAGCTGCGGGTGCCTGTGGTCTTCGTCACAAATGCTGGGAACATCTCACAGTGCAGTAAAGCTGAGGAGCTGTCGGCCCAGCTCGGCTTCCAG GTGGAGCCTGACCAGGTGATCCTGTCCCACAGCCCCATGAAGCTCTTCTCGCAGCATCATGACAGGCGGATGCTGGTGTCTGGGCAGGGGCCCCTGGTGGAAAACGCTCGAGc ACTGGGTTTCAAGCACTTGGTCACAGTGGACGAGCTGCGGGCTGCCTTCCCTGTGCTGGACATGGTGGATCTGCAGCGGCGGCCCAAGACCACG CTGCTTCCAAGGAGTGACTTCCCTGCGATTGAAG GGGTGCTCCTCCTGGGGGAGCCTGTGCGCTGGGAGACGAGCCTGCAGCTGATCACGGACGTCCTTCTCAGCGACGGGAACCCTGGCACGGGTCTGGCGACggccccctacccccacctcccTGTCCTGGCCAGCAACACGGACCTCCTCTGGATGGCCGAAGCCAAGATGCCCAG GTTTGGCCACGGGACCTTCCTGCTATGCCTGGAGGCCATTTACCGCAAGCTGACAGGCCGGGAGCTGTGCTACTCGGGCCTCACAGGCAAGCCCAGCCTCCTCACCTACCGGTACGCCGAGGGCTTGCTGGCGCGGCAGGCGGCGCGGAGGGGCTGGGCCGCCCCCATCCGGAGCCTCTACGCTGTGGG CGACAACCCCATGTCCGACATCTACGGGGCCAACCTGTTCCACCAGCACCTGCAGACTCAGCAGGAGGGGGCGGCCCGGAGCTGCGCCTCCATCCTGGTGTGCACGGGTGTGTACGGTCCCCAGGCTCCCAGCCCCACTGTGCCCGCCCTGGGCAGTGAGGGGTCTCCATTCCACGGACACCGGGACTTTGGCTTCAGGCCCGAGCTCCTGCAGGCAGCCCACGTGGTCAGCGACTTGCACGAGGCTGTGCAGCTGGTCCTCCGCAAGGAGGGCTGGGCTCTCTAg
- the HDHD5 gene encoding haloacid dehalogenase-like hydrolase domain-containing 5 isoform X3, with translation MKSPPTFGLLLDIDGVLVRGHQVIPAAQEAFRRLLDPQGQLRVPVVFVTNAGNISQCSKAEELSAQLGFQVEPDQVILSHSPMKLFSQHHDRRMLVSGQGPLVENARALGFKHLVTVDELRAAFPVLDMVDLQRRPKTTLLPRSDFPAIEGVLLLGEPVRWETSLQLITDVLLSDGNPGTGLATAPYPHLPVLASNTDLLWMAEAKMPRFGHGTFLLCLEAIYRKLTGRELCYSGLTGKPSLLTYRYAEGLLARQAARRGWAAPIRSLYAVGDNPMSDIYGANLFHQHLQTQQEGAARSCASILVCTGVYGPQAPSPTVPALGSEGSPFHGHRDFGFRPELLQAAHVVSDLHEAVQLVLRKEGWAL, from the exons atgaaa AGTCCACCCACTTTTGGGTTGCTGTTGGACATTGATGGGGTACTGGTGAGGGGCCACCAGGTCATCCCCGCCGCGCAGGAGGCCTTCCGCCGGCTGCTGGACCCCCAGGGGCAGCTGCGGGTGCCTGTGGTCTTCGTCACAAATGCTGGGAACATCTCACAGTGCAGTAAAGCTGAGGAGCTGTCGGCCCAGCTCGGCTTCCAG GTGGAGCCTGACCAGGTGATCCTGTCCCACAGCCCCATGAAGCTCTTCTCGCAGCATCATGACAGGCGGATGCTGGTGTCTGGGCAGGGGCCCCTGGTGGAAAACGCTCGAGc ACTGGGTTTCAAGCACTTGGTCACAGTGGACGAGCTGCGGGCTGCCTTCCCTGTGCTGGACATGGTGGATCTGCAGCGGCGGCCCAAGACCACG CTGCTTCCAAGGAGTGACTTCCCTGCGATTGAAG GGGTGCTCCTCCTGGGGGAGCCTGTGCGCTGGGAGACGAGCCTGCAGCTGATCACGGACGTCCTTCTCAGCGACGGGAACCCTGGCACGGGTCTGGCGACggccccctacccccacctcccTGTCCTGGCCAGCAACACGGACCTCCTCTGGATGGCCGAAGCCAAGATGCCCAG GTTTGGCCACGGGACCTTCCTGCTATGCCTGGAGGCCATTTACCGCAAGCTGACAGGCCGGGAGCTGTGCTACTCGGGCCTCACAGGCAAGCCCAGCCTCCTCACCTACCGGTACGCCGAGGGCTTGCTGGCGCGGCAGGCGGCGCGGAGGGGCTGGGCCGCCCCCATCCGGAGCCTCTACGCTGTGGG CGACAACCCCATGTCCGACATCTACGGGGCCAACCTGTTCCACCAGCACCTGCAGACTCAGCAGGAGGGGGCGGCCCGGAGCTGCGCCTCCATCCTGGTGTGCACGGGTGTGTACGGTCCCCAGGCTCCCAGCCCCACTGTGCCCGCCCTGGGCAGTGAGGGGTCTCCATTCCACGGACACCGGGACTTTGGCTTCAGGCCCGAGCTCCTGCAGGCAGCCCACGTGGTCAGCGACTTGCACGAGGCTGTGCAGCTGGTCCTCCGCAAGGAGGGCTGGGCTCTCTAg
- the HDHD5 gene encoding haloacid dehalogenase-like hydrolase domain-containing 5 isoform X1: MAALGEAAARWAPGLWRRAVRTAAWLRGRRFASGGTQSPPTFGLLLDIDGVLVRGHQVIPAAQEAFRRLLDPQGQLRVPVVFVTNAGNISQCSKAEELSAQLGFQVEPDQVILSHSPMKLFSQHHDRRMLVSGQGPLVENARALGFKHLVTVDELRAAFPVLDMVDLQRRPKTTLLPRSDFPAIEGVLLLGEPVRWETSLQLITDVLLSDGNPGTGLATAPYPHLPVLASNTDLLWMAEAKMPRFGHGTFLLCLEAIYRKLTGRELCYSGLTGKPSLLTYRYAEGLLARQAARRGWAAPIRSLYAVGDNPMSDIYGANLFHQHLQTQQEGAARSCASILVCTGVYGPQAPSPTVPALGSEGSPFHGHRDFGFRPELLQAAHVVSDLHEAVQLVLRKEGWAL, encoded by the exons AGTCCACCCACTTTTGGGTTGCTGTTGGACATTGATGGGGTACTGGTGAGGGGCCACCAGGTCATCCCCGCCGCGCAGGAGGCCTTCCGCCGGCTGCTGGACCCCCAGGGGCAGCTGCGGGTGCCTGTGGTCTTCGTCACAAATGCTGGGAACATCTCACAGTGCAGTAAAGCTGAGGAGCTGTCGGCCCAGCTCGGCTTCCAG GTGGAGCCTGACCAGGTGATCCTGTCCCACAGCCCCATGAAGCTCTTCTCGCAGCATCATGACAGGCGGATGCTGGTGTCTGGGCAGGGGCCCCTGGTGGAAAACGCTCGAGc ACTGGGTTTCAAGCACTTGGTCACAGTGGACGAGCTGCGGGCTGCCTTCCCTGTGCTGGACATGGTGGATCTGCAGCGGCGGCCCAAGACCACG CTGCTTCCAAGGAGTGACTTCCCTGCGATTGAAG GGGTGCTCCTCCTGGGGGAGCCTGTGCGCTGGGAGACGAGCCTGCAGCTGATCACGGACGTCCTTCTCAGCGACGGGAACCCTGGCACGGGTCTGGCGACggccccctacccccacctcccTGTCCTGGCCAGCAACACGGACCTCCTCTGGATGGCCGAAGCCAAGATGCCCAG GTTTGGCCACGGGACCTTCCTGCTATGCCTGGAGGCCATTTACCGCAAGCTGACAGGCCGGGAGCTGTGCTACTCGGGCCTCACAGGCAAGCCCAGCCTCCTCACCTACCGGTACGCCGAGGGCTTGCTGGCGCGGCAGGCGGCGCGGAGGGGCTGGGCCGCCCCCATCCGGAGCCTCTACGCTGTGGG CGACAACCCCATGTCCGACATCTACGGGGCCAACCTGTTCCACCAGCACCTGCAGACTCAGCAGGAGGGGGCGGCCCGGAGCTGCGCCTCCATCCTGGTGTGCACGGGTGTGTACGGTCCCCAGGCTCCCAGCCCCACTGTGCCCGCCCTGGGCAGTGAGGGGTCTCCATTCCACGGACACCGGGACTTTGGCTTCAGGCCCGAGCTCCTGCAGGCAGCCCACGTGGTCAGCGACTTGCACGAGGCTGTGCAGCTGGTCCTCCGCAAGGAGGGCTGGGCTCTCTAg